GTTCGGATCGATTCCGCGTGCGGGTGTCGCGGAGACGGCGTTCGGGGAGAGCCGTACGGTGCCACCTGCTCGATGATCCGGGCACGGCCCCAGGGGCGGACCCGTGCCCTCGGAAGTCCTCAGTTCCCGTCCTCGGATCGTGCGAAGCCCGGTTGTTCGTCGAACTCGGCGAGTAGTTCGTCGAGGAATCCGCCCGCTTCGGCCGCCGCCGATTCCGGGCAACCGTCCCTAACCGCTTCGAACAGTTCGGTGTGCGAGACCGTCCGTTCCGGCGGGACGGTGGGGTCGAAAGTGGTGGCGACGCTGGAGAGCACCGCTTCGCTGATTCCTTGGTACAGCTGGATGAGCACCGGGTTGTGCGAGGCCTCCACAAGGCGGAGGTGGAACCTGCTGTCGGTGCGCGCCACCCGCTCCGGGTCCCCCTCTCCGATGGCCGCGTCACGTTCCCGCAGGGCAACCTCCAGCTCGGCCACGTCGTTGTCGGTGCGTGTCGTTGCGGCCAGCCGGGCGCTTTCGACCTCCAGTGCCCGGCGCACTTCCAGGACCTGACGCAGCTCCGTGTCGCACAGCCTGCTGACGGCGCCGGAGAGCTCACTCGTCGCCCGGACGAACGTGCCGTCGCCCTGCCGGACTTCGAGCAGTCCCGCGTGGGCCAGCGCCCGGACGGCTTCGCGCACCGTGTTGCGACCGACTCCGAGCGCGCTGACCAGCTCGGTCTCCGGTGGGATCTTTTCGCCGAGCGGCCACTCGCCCGAAGCGACGAGCTCGCGCATCTGGGCGATCACCTGATCCACCAAGCCGGTCCGCGTTGTCGTGACCAAAGGCACAGGGTGGTCCTTTCATCCAAACATCCTACGTTTGCAATACTAGTACGTGATGTCTCACGAGTCGCGTACCGAATCCGTTCCCGATCGGCTGATCGTTCAGGATGCCAGCTCCGCTGCGGGAGCAGGCAGGAACGATGCGATTCCGCGGGCCGGTGAAAGCGGGACCGGCTCCGTCGACCGAGCCGCAGCAGCCGGTGGTGGATTGTTGCTGGTCGGGGTGGCACTGGCCGCCGCGAACATGCGTCCCGCCGTCACCAGCCTGTCCTCGGTGCTGGGAGGAGTGCGCGACTCGCTGGGAGCCGGTGCCACGTGGGCGAGCGTGCTCACATCGGTGCCCACCCTGTGCTTCGGCGTAGCGGGGATCAGCGCGCCACTGCTCGCGCGTCGCTGGGGGATGCAACGTGTCGTCGGGGTGGCGCTCGGGTTGCTCACACTGGCGATGCTGGTGCGGGTGACCGGAGGCGCGACAACGGTCTTCGCGGGCACTGTGGTCGCCTGTGGAGCCATCGCGATGTGCAACGTGCTCATTCCCGTGGTGGTGAAGGAGTCCTTCCCGAACAGGGTCGGTATGGCGACCGGCATCTACACCACGGCCATGGCGGCCGGAGGATCGATCGGTTCCGCGTTCACCCCCTGGCTGCGCACCGAACTGGGCGGCTGGCGGCTCGCCCTGGCTACCTGGTCCGTTCTCGCGCTCGCCGCGTTCGTGATCTGGGCGACGGCGGGCCGTAACGCCTCGACCGGGAGCTCCCCGGCCACGCCGAGCCGCTCCAAGGGGGACAAGTCCCTGGCGCGCAGTCCGCTGGCCTGGGCGGTGACCGGCTACTTCGCCATGCAGTCCCTGGTGGCTTACGTGATCATGGGGTGGCTTCCCGAGGTGTTCAAGTCGGCGGGCACCGGGGCCGGAACGGCCGGCGCGCTGCTCGGGCTGGTGCTGCTGATCGGGGTTCCGATCAGCATGGTGCTGCCACCTCTGGTGACCAGGACCAACGGTCAGTCGGTGTGGACCGTGGGACTCGCCGCCACGGCGATAGCGGGTTTCCTCGGCATCCTGCTCGCCCCCATGACGGCTCCGGTGCTGTGGGCGGTGCTGATCGGCACCGGTATGAGTGCCTTCCCGCTGGCCCTGGTGCTGATCTCGCTGCGCAGCAGCAACGCGGCCGAGACGAGCAGGTTGTCCGGGATGGCGCAGAGCACCGGTTACCTGATCGCTTCGACGGGCCCCTTCCTGTTCGGCGTGCTGCACAACACGACGGGGTCCTGGACGGCCTCCCTGCTCGTGCTCATCGGAGTGCTCACGGTGCAGGCGATCATCGGGGTGTTCGCCGGTCGGCCGCGTACCGTCTGAAACATCGGGACACTTTCCGCCGCGCGCGGACCGGGTGATCCACCCGGATCCCGCGGCCCTGGCACAACGGTGCCCGTGAGCACCGCAGGCCACGGCCCGGTCCGCTCGGTCAGTCCCACTCCAGCCCGAGCAGTGCGTTCTCCACCAGTTCGGGCATGGCCGGGTGGATCCAGTACTGGCCCCTGGTCATCGAGCGCGCGTCGATCCCGAAGGACATCGCCTGGATGAGCGGTTGGATCAGCGTCGGTGCCTGGGGCCCGATGATGTGTGCTCCGAGCAGTTCACCCGTCGAGGGATCGGCCAGCAGCTTGGCGAAGCCGTC
This genomic stretch from Actinopolyspora halophila DSM 43834 harbors:
- a CDS encoding FadR/GntR family transcriptional regulator, whose protein sequence is MPLVTTTRTGLVDQVIAQMRELVASGEWPLGEKIPPETELVSALGVGRNTVREAVRALAHAGLLEVRQGDGTFVRATSELSGAVSRLCDTELRQVLEVRRALEVESARLAATTRTDNDVAELEVALRERDAAIGEGDPERVARTDSRFHLRLVEASHNPVLIQLYQGISEAVLSSVATTFDPTVPPERTVSHTELFEAVRDGCPESAAAEAGGFLDELLAEFDEQPGFARSEDGN
- a CDS encoding CynX/NimT family MFS transporter, which gives rise to MSHESRTESVPDRLIVQDASSAAGAGRNDAIPRAGESGTGSVDRAAAAGGGLLLVGVALAAANMRPAVTSLSSVLGGVRDSLGAGATWASVLTSVPTLCFGVAGISAPLLARRWGMQRVVGVALGLLTLAMLVRVTGGATTVFAGTVVACGAIAMCNVLIPVVVKESFPNRVGMATGIYTTAMAAGGSIGSAFTPWLRTELGGWRLALATWSVLALAAFVIWATAGRNASTGSSPATPSRSKGDKSLARSPLAWAVTGYFAMQSLVAYVIMGWLPEVFKSAGTGAGTAGALLGLVLLIGVPISMVLPPLVTRTNGQSVWTVGLAATAIAGFLGILLAPMTAPVLWAVLIGTGMSAFPLALVLISLRSSNAAETSRLSGMAQSTGYLIASTGPFLFGVLHNTTGSWTASLLVLIGVLTVQAIIGVFAGRPRTV